From a single Planctomicrobium piriforme genomic region:
- a CDS encoding DUF6655 family protein translates to MTCDSLLPNPSSARPLSGHAARYGALFLLALTALGVGLTGCGTTKQNMATEQMLNSDAVDAAVAKIDFTPLAGHEVYFETKYMTSYKGTGFVNSDYVISSLRQQMAAAGLHLQDTADTADFILEGRVGTLGADAHEVVYGIPSNSAISSAASVAATAATGVAAAPTMPELSLARRNEQAAAAKIGIFAYDKQTRDVVWQSGSSVAKATAKDLWVFGIGPFQRGTIYEGKVRFAGETADAPIAGNREGINGPIAAYTQEHVYRTPERKQHPEIMQASGESSEPLPAGGWVSRTEGAGSWSGSGVIPASGQSVEPIEQGVRKTEPPRLEKPY, encoded by the coding sequence ATGACGTGCGATTCGCTGTTGCCGAATCCGAGCAGCGCCAGGCCGCTGAGTGGTCACGCTGCGCGGTATGGGGCGCTCTTTCTGCTGGCACTGACCGCTCTGGGAGTCGGGCTGACAGGTTGCGGGACGACGAAACAGAACATGGCGACTGAGCAGATGCTCAATTCGGACGCCGTCGATGCCGCCGTGGCGAAGATCGACTTCACGCCGCTGGCCGGTCACGAGGTCTACTTCGAAACCAAATACATGACGAGCTACAAGGGGACGGGGTTTGTGAACTCCGACTATGTGATCAGCTCATTGCGGCAGCAGATGGCCGCCGCCGGACTGCATCTGCAGGACACGGCGGACACGGCCGATTTCATTCTCGAAGGCCGTGTGGGAACCCTGGGTGCGGACGCTCACGAGGTCGTTTACGGCATCCCGTCGAACAGCGCCATCAGCAGCGCGGCATCGGTCGCGGCAACTGCCGCAACCGGCGTTGCCGCAGCGCCGACGATGCCGGAACTGTCGCTCGCACGACGCAATGAACAGGCGGCCGCCGCGAAAATCGGGATTTTCGCGTACGACAAGCAGACGCGGGACGTCGTCTGGCAGTCGGGCAGTTCTGTCGCGAAAGCGACCGCGAAGGATCTCTGGGTGTTCGGGATCGGGCCCTTTCAGCGGGGGACCATCTATGAAGGGAAGGTTCGCTTCGCAGGCGAAACAGCCGATGCCCCGATTGCCGGCAATCGGGAAGGGATCAACGGCCCCATTGCCGCGTACACTCAAGAACATGTGTATCGCACGCCTGAGCGGAAGCAGCATCCCGAGATCATGCAGGCTTCGGGTGAGAGTTCGGAGCCCTTGCCGGCGGGCGGCTGGGTGAGCCGAACGGAGGGGGCCGGATCGTGGTCTGGATCAGGCGTGATTCCGGCGTCCGGTCAATCCGTAGAGCCGATAGAACAGGGCGTCCGCAAAACGGAACCTCCGAGGCTCGAAAAACCCTATTGA
- a CDS encoding cold-shock protein yields MQRGTIKKLVADKGFGFISGSNGAKDLFFHVSALKDATFESLYEGQDVEFESEVGPKGARASVVRPS; encoded by the coding sequence ATGCAGCGCGGTACCATCAAAAAGCTGGTTGCGGACAAAGGTTTCGGGTTCATCTCCGGAAGCAATGGCGCAAAGGACTTGTTCTTTCACGTGTCCGCTCTGAAGGACGCGACGTTTGAATCCCTGTACGAGGGACAGGACGTCGAGTTCGAATCTGAAGTGGGCCCCAAAGGAGCGCGTGCTTCGGTTGTTCGCCCCTCCTGA
- a CDS encoding response regulator, whose product MMGLPVAAGGAENLPSPDVERQWKILIVDDHPLVRKGMVTLISQEPDLKVVGEAAEMQDAAKLAGELEPDLMVIDISLRSGNGLELVKQITSANPRIKMLVCSMHDESLFAERCLRAGAGGYLNKEAASDQVIDAIRSILGGKTFVSPQLAERLLNRIVAGGNGDVSPIESLTDRELEVFGLIGQGLTTRQIAERLHLSYKTIESYRENLKAKLSLRNAAELNRHAVQWALENG is encoded by the coding sequence ATGATGGGATTACCGGTCGCAGCAGGCGGAGCTGAAAACCTGCCCTCGCCAGACGTTGAGCGTCAGTGGAAAATTTTAATCGTCGACGATCATCCCCTCGTCCGCAAAGGGATGGTGACTCTGATCTCGCAGGAACCCGACCTGAAGGTGGTCGGTGAAGCCGCTGAGATGCAGGATGCCGCGAAACTGGCAGGCGAACTCGAACCCGACCTGATGGTGATCGATATCTCCCTGAGGTCCGGGAATGGACTGGAACTGGTCAAGCAGATCACGTCTGCGAACCCGCGCATCAAGATGCTTGTTTGCTCGATGCACGACGAATCGCTCTTTGCCGAACGTTGTCTGAGAGCAGGCGCCGGCGGCTACCTCAATAAAGAGGCCGCCAGCGATCAGGTCATCGACGCCATCCGTTCGATTCTAGGCGGAAAAACTTTCGTCAGTCCGCAACTCGCTGAACGGCTGCTGAACCGGATTGTCGCCGGCGGCAACGGCGACGTTTCGCCGATCGAATCGCTGACCGACCGCGAACTCGAAGTCTTCGGCCTGATCGGGCAGGGACTCACCACCCGTCAGATCGCCGAGCGGCTGCATCTGAGCTACAAGACGATCGAAAGCTATCGGGAAAACCTGAAGGCGAAACTCTCACTGCGCAATGCGGCGGAACTCAACCGGCATGCCGTGCAGTGGGCACTGGAAAATGGCTGA
- the metH gene encoding methionine synthase, giving the protein MNSTEDTLRDLLSRRILLLDGAMGSMIHEYKPTEEDYRGKRFANHPIDLKNASDVLVFTQPEMIAEIHRKYLEAGSDIIETNTFGANSLMLDELQLGEYAREMNRVAVGLAKQVAEEFTKKNPDKPRFVAGSIGPTKMQLSFNPEKPGYRPVTFDQMAAAYAEQVRGMLDGGVDLLLPETSFDTLNMKSCLYAIGQVFAERGASVPVICSGTIINGDRTLTGQSLEAFLVAVEHFPLFAVGLNCALGPAQMRGFIERVSNWADCYVSCYPNAGMPDGMGGFDSSAPEFTKYILDMAQQGWVNFVGGCCGTTPEYIRQLSNAIAEISPRAAVHHQRNSTYSGSMLLELRPDSNFMMIGERTNVTGSRKFARLVKEKKYDEALQIAVDQVTGGANVIDVNMDEGLLDSEQEMVHFLNLLSDEPNASGVPVMVDSSKFEVIEAGLKCLAGKGIVNSISLKEGEAKFLEQARTIRRYGAAVVVMAFDEEGQAVTADEKVRICKRAFHLLTEEVGFPAEDVIFDANILTVATGMEEHNNYAVEFFEAVKRIKEECPGARTSGGVSNVSFSFRGNDVVREAMNACFLYHAIRAGLDMGIVNAGQLEVYDEVEPELRDFIEDVLLNRRPDATERLIDYAEKVKARASGASKQTAESIAAWRNGTVEERLGHALLKGITDHIDADTEEARLKYARPLNVIQGPLMDGMSIVGELFGAGKMFLPQVVKSARVMKKAVAYLEPFMEAEKAAAAELSDQPAVASKSTRGTIVLATVKGDVHDIGKNIVGVVLRCNNFEVIDLGVMVSCEKILAAAREHQADLIGLSGLITPSLEEMIHVAKEMTREGFTIPLLIGGATTSARHTAVKIAPHYAEPTVHVIDASLSVPAVEALIDAESKPAYVQKVRAAQELDRNRFAARVDRELVPFAKACERRFQTNWETVDLAVPKQFGRVTLRDFPLEKLVPFIDWSPFFMTWELKGKYPKIFEDPNVGPEARRVFDSAQALLQKIVDEKLLTANGVYGFWPANSDGEDILVFADESREQVLASFPMLRQQWERVGQKDFRSLADYIAPLNSGRIDSIGAFAVTTGFGCDELAAVFEKDHDDFNSIMTKAIADRLAEAFAEYLHRHVRTEVWGYEHVGDLSTEQLIAESYRGIRPAFGYPACPDHLPKRTLFQLLDATAETGIELTETMAMWPGAAVSGLYFAHPESRYFAVDRITRDQVEDYARRCKLSVAEIERWLAPNLGY; this is encoded by the coding sequence ATGAACTCCACGGAAGACACGCTTCGCGATCTGCTTTCCCGCCGCATCCTGCTTCTGGATGGAGCGATGGGGTCGATGATTCATGAGTACAAGCCCACTGAGGAAGACTATCGCGGCAAGCGTTTTGCGAACCATCCGATCGATCTCAAGAACGCCAGCGATGTGCTGGTCTTCACGCAGCCGGAGATGATTGCCGAGATTCACCGCAAGTACCTGGAAGCCGGTTCGGACATCATTGAAACGAACACGTTCGGCGCCAATTCGCTCATGCTCGACGAGTTGCAGTTGGGCGAGTATGCGCGCGAGATGAACCGTGTGGCAGTCGGTCTCGCGAAGCAGGTTGCTGAAGAGTTCACAAAGAAGAATCCGGACAAGCCGCGTTTTGTCGCCGGCAGCATCGGCCCGACCAAAATGCAGTTGTCATTTAATCCGGAGAAACCAGGTTATCGTCCCGTCACATTTGACCAAATGGCCGCGGCGTATGCAGAGCAGGTGCGAGGAATGCTTGATGGCGGCGTCGATCTGCTTCTGCCAGAAACATCATTCGACACATTGAATATGAAGTCCTGTCTCTATGCGATTGGACAGGTTTTCGCAGAGCGTGGTGCGTCAGTCCCTGTCATCTGCTCGGGAACGATCATCAATGGCGATCGAACTTTGACGGGTCAATCTCTGGAAGCGTTTCTGGTTGCTGTCGAACACTTCCCGCTTTTCGCGGTCGGACTGAACTGCGCACTGGGACCTGCCCAGATGCGGGGTTTCATCGAACGGGTGAGCAACTGGGCCGATTGCTACGTCAGTTGCTATCCGAATGCGGGGATGCCGGATGGCATGGGTGGCTTTGACTCATCAGCGCCAGAATTCACAAAGTACATCCTGGACATGGCACAACAGGGATGGGTCAATTTTGTGGGCGGATGCTGCGGAACAACACCGGAATATATCCGGCAACTCTCGAATGCCATTGCCGAAATCTCTCCACGCGCTGCTGTCCATCACCAGCGCAATAGCACTTACAGCGGGTCGATGTTGCTTGAACTTCGTCCAGACTCCAATTTCATGATGATTGGAGAACGTACCAACGTGACCGGCTCGCGCAAGTTCGCTCGATTGGTCAAGGAAAAGAAATACGACGAGGCTTTGCAGATTGCCGTTGATCAAGTGACCGGCGGTGCCAACGTCATTGATGTCAACATGGACGAGGGCCTGCTCGACAGCGAGCAGGAAATGGTCCATTTTCTCAATCTCCTTTCTGATGAACCGAACGCTAGTGGCGTTCCGGTCATGGTCGACAGTTCGAAATTTGAGGTCATCGAGGCCGGGCTGAAGTGTCTGGCCGGGAAGGGGATCGTCAACTCCATCAGCCTCAAGGAAGGGGAAGCAAAATTCCTCGAACAGGCTCGCACGATCCGCCGCTATGGCGCGGCCGTGGTGGTCATGGCCTTCGATGAAGAGGGTCAGGCGGTCACCGCTGACGAGAAAGTCCGCATCTGCAAACGGGCGTTTCACCTGTTGACGGAAGAAGTCGGCTTCCCCGCTGAAGATGTCATTTTCGATGCGAACATCCTTACCGTCGCGACGGGGATGGAGGAGCACAACAACTACGCCGTCGAGTTCTTTGAGGCGGTCAAACGCATCAAAGAAGAATGCCCCGGTGCGCGGACCTCAGGCGGCGTCAGCAACGTCTCGTTTTCGTTTCGCGGCAACGACGTTGTCCGCGAAGCGATGAACGCTTGTTTTCTGTACCACGCGATCCGTGCCGGTCTCGACATGGGGATCGTCAACGCCGGCCAGCTCGAAGTCTATGACGAAGTCGAGCCGGAACTGCGAGACTTTATCGAAGACGTGCTGCTCAATCGCCGCCCGGACGCCACCGAACGTCTGATCGACTATGCCGAGAAGGTCAAAGCCCGGGCAAGCGGCGCTAGCAAGCAGACCGCGGAATCGATTGCCGCCTGGCGAAACGGCACCGTTGAAGAACGGTTGGGCCATGCCCTGCTGAAAGGGATCACCGATCATATCGACGCCGACACGGAAGAGGCGCGGCTGAAATACGCCCGTCCGCTCAACGTCATCCAGGGTCCGCTGATGGACGGCATGAGCATCGTCGGAGAACTGTTCGGAGCCGGCAAAATGTTTCTGCCGCAGGTGGTGAAGTCCGCCCGCGTCATGAAGAAGGCCGTCGCCTATCTCGAACCGTTCATGGAAGCCGAAAAAGCGGCCGCTGCCGAATTGTCTGACCAACCGGCCGTCGCCAGCAAGTCGACGCGGGGAACCATCGTTCTCGCCACGGTCAAAGGGGACGTCCACGACATCGGCAAAAACATCGTCGGCGTCGTGCTGCGGTGTAACAATTTCGAAGTGATCGACCTGGGCGTGATGGTTTCGTGTGAGAAGATTCTCGCCGCGGCCCGCGAACATCAGGCCGACCTGATCGGGCTGTCGGGACTGATTACGCCGTCGCTGGAAGAGATGATTCACGTCGCCAAGGAGATGACGCGGGAAGGCTTCACGATTCCGCTGCTCATCGGCGGGGCGACGACCTCTGCGCGGCATACCGCCGTCAAGATCGCTCCCCACTATGCGGAACCGACGGTGCATGTGATCGACGCCTCGCTGTCGGTGCCGGCTGTGGAAGCGCTGATCGACGCCGAATCGAAGCCGGCCTATGTGCAGAAGGTCCGCGCTGCGCAGGAACTGGATCGCAATCGCTTTGCCGCGCGAGTGGACCGGGAACTGGTTCCGTTCGCCAAGGCGTGCGAGCGGCGGTTTCAGACGAACTGGGAGACCGTCGATCTGGCGGTTCCGAAACAGTTCGGCCGGGTGACGCTGCGCGACTTTCCGCTCGAGAAGCTGGTTCCCTTCATTGACTGGTCTCCCTTCTTCATGACGTGGGAACTCAAGGGGAAATACCCAAAGATCTTTGAAGACCCGAATGTCGGTCCCGAGGCGCGTCGCGTCTTCGACAGCGCTCAGGCGTTGTTACAGAAGATCGTTGATGAAAAACTGCTCACCGCTAACGGAGTCTACGGGTTCTGGCCGGCCAATTCCGATGGAGAAGACATTCTGGTCTTCGCGGACGAATCGCGAGAACAGGTGCTGGCTTCGTTCCCCATGCTCCGTCAGCAATGGGAACGGGTGGGCCAAAAAGATTTCCGCTCGCTGGCCGATTACATCGCGCCGCTCAACTCAGGCCGCATCGACTCGATCGGGGCGTTCGCGGTCACGACAGGGTTCGGCTGCGACGAACTCGCCGCGGTTTTCGAAAAGGATCACGACGACTTCAACTCGATCATGACGAAGGCGATTGCGGATCGGCTGGCGGAAGCCTTCGCAGAATACTTGCACCGGCATGTGCGAACTGAAGTCTGGGGTTATGAGCATGTCGGCGATCTGAGCACCGAGCAGTTGATTGCGGAGTCGTATCGCGGCATTCGCCCGGCGTTCGGGTATCCCGCCTGTCCCGATCACCTGCCAAAGCGGACGCTGTTTCAGTTACTCGATGCGACGGCCGAAACCGGAATCGAGTTGACGGAGACGATGGCGATGTGGCCAGGTGCGGCGGTGAGCGGCCTGTACTTCGCACATCCGGAGTCGCGGTACTTCGCCGTTGATCGCATCACACGCGATCAGGTGGAAGATTATGCCCGTCGCTGCAAGCTGAGCGTCGCGGAAATCGAGCGGTGGCTGGCGCCGAATCTTGGTTATTAG
- a CDS encoding adenylosuccinate synthase, producing the protein MSVTAVVGLQWGDEAKGKIVDLLTDQHQVVCRYLGGNNAGHTVMFGGKTYKLSMLPAGILRPGVTSVISNGVVINPKALLAELDSIRKQGVEVGQLLISDRAHVIFPYHMIEEAGLEKARGAKAIGTTMRGIGTCYRDKIGRTHAIRLGDLYRPEFFKERLNEVVEQKRIVIHAVDPQAEIPSVESIFEDYTQYAAKLKEHVIDTTAYLHRILKEKKSLLFEGAQGSLLDIDHGTFPYVTSSNSSGCGIHPGSGVPERAIDRMIGVVKAYTTRVGGGPCPTELTNEIGQHIRDEGHEYGTVTGRPRRCGWFDAVATGYGSRISGIDCIAIMLLDVLSKLDEIKICHAYEINGERTTDFPSHIEDLAKAQPIYRTLPGWKKDITGIRKMADFPPAARQYIDTIAELLDAKVGFVSIGPDREQTVII; encoded by the coding sequence ATGTCGGTCACCGCGGTCGTGGGTCTGCAATGGGGCGACGAAGCCAAGGGAAAGATCGTCGATCTGCTGACGGACCAGCACCAGGTTGTCTGTCGTTACCTGGGCGGTAACAACGCCGGACACACCGTCATGTTCGGCGGGAAAACCTATAAACTCTCGATGCTCCCGGCCGGCATTCTGCGGCCAGGCGTCACCTCCGTCATCTCGAACGGGGTGGTGATCAATCCCAAGGCGCTGCTGGCGGAACTCGATTCGATCCGCAAACAGGGGGTCGAAGTCGGGCAGTTGCTCATCAGCGACCGCGCCCATGTCATCTTCCCCTATCACATGATCGAAGAAGCGGGTCTGGAAAAAGCCCGCGGCGCGAAGGCGATCGGCACGACGATGCGGGGCATCGGCACTTGTTATCGGGACAAAATCGGCCGTACGCACGCCATTCGCCTCGGCGATCTGTACCGGCCTGAGTTCTTCAAGGAACGTCTCAACGAAGTGGTCGAGCAGAAGCGGATCGTGATTCACGCCGTCGATCCCCAGGCAGAGATCCCCAGCGTGGAGAGCATTTTCGAAGACTACACTCAGTACGCCGCGAAGCTGAAAGAGCACGTCATCGACACGACGGCCTACCTGCACCGCATTCTCAAGGAAAAGAAGAGCCTGCTGTTCGAAGGGGCGCAGGGCAGCCTGCTCGACATCGACCACGGCACGTTCCCGTACGTCACCTCCTCCAACAGCTCCGGCTGCGGCATTCACCCGGGCAGCGGCGTGCCAGAGCGGGCGATCGACCGCATGATCGGCGTCGTGAAGGCCTACACCACGCGCGTCGGCGGCGGGCCATGCCCGACAGAACTGACAAATGAGATCGGCCAGCATATTCGAGACGAAGGTCACGAATACGGCACCGTCACCGGCCGTCCGCGACGCTGCGGCTGGTTCGACGCGGTCGCGACGGGCTATGGCTCGCGAATCTCAGGGATCGACTGCATCGCGATCATGCTGCTCGATGTCCTCAGCAAGCTCGACGAAATCAAAATCTGCCATGCTTACGAGATTAACGGCGAACGCACGACCGACTTCCCGAGTCATATCGAAGACCTGGCGAAGGCCCAGCCGATTTATCGGACCCTGCCAGGCTGGAAAAAAGACATCACCGGCATCCGGAAAATGGCCGATTTCCCGCCAGCGGCCCGGCAGTACATCGACACGATCGCCGAACTGCTGGACGCCAAAGTCGGCTTCGTCTCGATCGGCCCTGACCGCGAACAGACTGTGATCATTTGA
- a CDS encoding S1C family serine protease, which yields MSARFRKLRDVFHSRQVICLWALLILTSSALAQPATPSPAAPVAKSAPVTPLPEAFAQPAPRSVADLKAIQDHVTKLVPQLKAVTVGLSVPAIGGGAQGSGVIVAPEGYILTAAHVAGPPGKPVTITTSDGKRHPGITLGRNSTLDASMVRFESTTRRDWPHAVVATESARSGDWCAVMGHPGGYQKDRGLVLRLGRVVQKNDWLVQTDCELVGGDSGGPLFNMRGEVIGINTRIGESTEFNIHVPAEVYTRDWKRLVAGEDFRTHSGAYLGLSGVPATTGEGLLVEKVQPGDAADRDGIKVGDILLTFEGEKIKDLAQLTELVGEEFPGQSVKITLQRDGQVRSVTLRLGMKWKE from the coding sequence ATGTCCGCTAGATTCCGAAAGCTCCGCGACGTCTTCCACTCCCGCCAGGTGATTTGCCTGTGGGCCCTACTGATTCTCACCAGTTCCGCACTGGCACAGCCTGCTACCCCTTCTCCAGCGGCTCCCGTTGCGAAATCTGCTCCGGTCACCCCGCTGCCTGAGGCATTCGCCCAGCCGGCGCCGAGGTCGGTCGCCGATCTCAAGGCGATTCAGGACCATGTGACTAAACTGGTCCCGCAGCTCAAAGCAGTCACGGTGGGTCTCAGCGTCCCGGCCATCGGCGGCGGGGCGCAGGGAAGCGGCGTCATCGTCGCACCCGAGGGGTACATTCTGACCGCCGCCCATGTGGCCGGCCCGCCAGGCAAGCCGGTCACCATCACCACCTCCGACGGCAAACGGCATCCCGGTATCACTCTCGGACGCAATTCCACACTCGACGCCTCGATGGTGCGATTCGAATCGACCACCCGTCGCGACTGGCCGCACGCGGTCGTCGCCACCGAGTCGGCCCGATCAGGGGACTGGTGTGCGGTGATGGGGCATCCCGGCGGCTACCAGAAAGACCGTGGTCTGGTGCTGCGGCTCGGCAGGGTCGTCCAGAAAAACGACTGGCTCGTCCAGACTGACTGCGAACTCGTCGGCGGCGATTCCGGCGGCCCGCTCTTCAACATGCGGGGAGAAGTCATCGGCATCAATACCCGAATCGGCGAAAGCACGGAATTCAACATTCACGTTCCCGCGGAGGTTTATACCCGCGACTGGAAACGGCTCGTCGCCGGAGAAGATTTCCGCACCCACAGCGGCGCCTACCTGGGACTCTCCGGCGTGCCGGCCACCACCGGCGAAGGGCTGCTGGTCGAGAAAGTTCAGCCGGGCGACGCCGCGGATCGTGACGGCATCAAGGTCGGCGACATCCTGCTGACGTTCGAAGGGGAAAAGATCAAAGACCTCGCCCAGCTCACCGAACTCGTCGGCGAAGAATTCCCCGGCCAGTCCGTCAAAATCACACTGCAGCGAGACGGCCAGGTGCGCTCCGTGACGTTGCGACTGGGGATGAAGTGGAAAGAATAG
- a CDS encoding HpcH/HpaI aldolase family protein, with amino-acid sequence MNTNTVKAALKQGQPQVGTWLSLGDLFATRLMARVGLNYLTVDLEHSPIDWSQAAALFAVIADAGCIPLARVPEGRHDHIKRVLDAGAYGIICPMIDTVEHAKACIAAAKYPPIGNRSVGGSLHALNFGASAGDYYRRADDEILVVLQTESPLGVQNAEAIYSLPGVDAIFVGPNDLRAQMRTPDGKDPSAEEFEAMLQRILAAGKKTGTPVGLHVQTTEDVKRRIAEGWQFLAIGSEMAMMVAQAQKIVGELNLGDKKKDLARY; translated from the coding sequence ATGAACACCAATACCGTCAAGGCAGCACTGAAGCAGGGGCAACCTCAGGTCGGCACCTGGCTCTCGCTGGGCGATTTGTTTGCCACTCGACTCATGGCCCGCGTCGGTCTGAACTATCTCACGGTCGATCTCGAACACTCACCGATCGACTGGAGTCAGGCGGCCGCGCTGTTTGCCGTCATCGCCGATGCCGGGTGCATTCCTTTGGCCCGGGTTCCGGAAGGTCGTCACGATCACATCAAACGCGTGCTCGATGCCGGGGCCTATGGAATCATCTGCCCGATGATCGATACGGTCGAACATGCCAAAGCCTGTATCGCTGCCGCGAAGTATCCTCCCATCGGGAACCGTTCTGTCGGCGGTTCGCTGCACGCGCTGAACTTCGGAGCATCGGCAGGCGACTATTACCGCCGTGCCGACGACGAAATCCTGGTGGTGCTGCAAACGGAATCACCGCTGGGCGTCCAGAATGCCGAGGCGATTTACAGTCTGCCTGGCGTCGACGCGATTTTCGTCGGCCCGAATGATTTGAGAGCCCAGATGCGGACACCGGACGGCAAAGACCCCTCGGCTGAGGAATTCGAAGCAATGCTGCAACGCATTCTCGCTGCGGGAAAGAAGACGGGAACGCCGGTGGGGCTGCATGTGCAGACGACTGAAGACGTGAAACGCCGCATTGCCGAGGGCTGGCAGTTCCTGGCCATCGGCAGCGAAATGGCAATGATGGTCGCCCAGGCCCAGAAGATCGTCGGCGAACTCAATCTGGGAGACAAGAAGAAAGACCTGGCACGGTACTGA
- a CDS encoding DUF4440 domain-containing protein, giving the protein MATTPESELLDASLKLLKAIDAGDWKTYAEFCDENITCFEPEANGHLVVGLPFHKFYFDLPSSGSPRLSSATSPSVRVIGDVGIVCYARLVQKLDASGDPVTVTADETRIWHKVGGKWKHIHFHRSPA; this is encoded by the coding sequence ATGGCCACGACTCCTGAATCTGAACTGCTGGACGCCTCGCTGAAGCTGCTCAAGGCGATCGACGCCGGCGACTGGAAAACCTACGCCGAGTTCTGCGACGAGAACATCACTTGCTTCGAACCGGAAGCCAATGGGCATCTGGTGGTCGGGCTGCCGTTCCACAAGTTCTACTTCGACCTGCCCTCCAGCGGCTCGCCCCGACTGTCCTCCGCAACCTCGCCCAGCGTCCGCGTGATCGGCGACGTCGGCATCGTCTGCTACGCCAGACTGGTGCAGAAACTCGACGCCAGCGGCGATCCCGTCACAGTGACCGCCGACGAAACCCGCATCTGGCACAAGGTCGGCGGAAAATGGAAGCACATCCACTTCCATCGGTCACCGGCATAG